The following are encoded in a window of Odocoileus virginianus isolate 20LAN1187 ecotype Illinois unplaced genomic scaffold, Ovbor_1.2 Unplaced_Scaffold_19, whole genome shotgun sequence genomic DNA:
- the LOC110151624 gene encoding olfactory receptor 8B3-like — translation MAPGNYSFVTEFILLGLTDQPDLQLPLFFLFLGMYIVTVLGNLGLIILIALNSHLHTPMYFFLFNLSSIDLCYSSVFTPKMLINFTSKKNTISYMGCMTQLYFYCFFVISECYLLTSMAYDRYVAICNPLLYNVIMSPKVCSRLMLASYLMAFSGAMAHTGCMLRLTFCDANTINHYFCDLLPLLQLSCTSTYINELEMFIVVGINIIVPSLTIFVSYGLILTNILHISSMEGRSKAFSTCSSHIIAVSLFFGSGAFMYLKPSSAVSMDEGKISSVFYTNTVPFLNPLIYSMRNKDVKHALRKTLKRRQF, via the coding sequence ATGGCTCCTGGAAATTACTCTTTTGTGACTGAATTCATTCTGTTGGGATTAACAGACCAACCAGATCTCCAACTCcccctattttttttatttctaggaatGTATATCGTCACTGTGCTGGGGAATTTGGGCTTGATAATCCTAATTGCACTGAATTCACAcctgcacacccccatgtactttttcctctttaacttGTCCTCTATAGACCTCTGTTATTCTTCTGTGTTTACACCAAAAATGCTAATTAATTTCACATCAAAGAAGAATACTATTTCTTATATGGGATGCATGACTCAGCTCTACTTTTACTGCTTTTTTGTCATTTCTGAATGCTATCTGCTGACAtcaatggcctatgaccgctatgtggccatctgtaaccCACTCTTGTATAATGTTATCATGTCCCCTAAAGTGTGTTCCAGGCTTATGCTTGCTTCCTACTTGATGGCCTTTTCTGGTGCCATGGCTCACACTGGATGCATGCTGAGACTGACCTTCTGTGATGCAAACACCATCAACCATTATTTCTGTgacctcctccctctgctccagcTCTCCTGCACAAGTACCTACATCAATGAATTGGAAATGTTCATCGTGGTGGGCATCAACATCATTGTGCCCAGTCTCACCATCTTTGTCTCTTATGGTCTCATCCTCACCAACATCCTCCACATCAGCTCCATGGAGGGCAGATCCAAAGCCTTCAGCACCTGCAGTTCGCACATCATtgctgtttctctcttctttggaTCAGGGGCATTTATGTATCTCAAACCATCTTCTGCAGTGTCTATGGATGAGGGTAAAATCTCTTCTGTCTTTTATACCAATACTGTTCCCTTCCTCAATCCATTAATTTACAGCATGAGGAACAAAGATGTCAAACATGCTCTGAGAAAAACCCTGAAGAGGAGACAGTTTTGA
- the LOC110152894 gene encoding putative olfactory receptor 8G3 has protein sequence MDPGNHSSVTEFILAGLTEKPELQIPLLVFFLGIYLVTVVGNLGMITLIGLSSHLHIPMYYFLTNLSFIDFCHSTVITPKMLVNFVTEKNIISYSECMTQLYFFIAFIIAECYMLAVMAYDRYVAICNPLFYNVIMTYYRCFQLTVTVYILCLIESAIHTGFMLRLFFCKNKVVNHYFCDVFPLLELACSSISMNELLALLFSAFNVLIPVLTILASYIFILYSILQIHSTEGRSKAFSTCSSHISAVAVFYGSAAFMYLKPSSVSSMDQGKVSSVFYTCIVPMLNPLIYSLQNKNVKFALKKILDNRKCR, from the coding sequence ATGGACCCCGGAAATCACTCCTCAGTGACTGAGTTCATCCTCGCTGGGCTCACAGAGAAACCAGAGCTCCAGATTCCCCTTCTGGTCTTCTTCCTAGGAATTTATTTAGTCACGGTGGTGGGGAACCTGGGCATGATCACACTGATAGGGCTCAGTTCTCACCTGCACATCCCCATGTACTATTTCCTCACCAATTTGTCCTTTATTGATTTCTGTCATTCCACTGTTATTACCCCCAAAATGCTGGTGAACTTTGtgacagagaaaaatatcatcTCCTACTCTGAATGTATGACTCAGCTCTAtttctttattgcttttattattgcaGAATGTTATATGTTGGCTGTAATGGCATATGACCGCTATGTTGCCATCTGTAACCCTTTGTTTTACAATGTCATCATGACTTATTATAGGTGCTTCCAACTCACAGTGACAGTTTATATTTTGTGCCTCATTGAATCTGCAATCCATACAGGCTTTATGTTGAGACTCTTTTTCTGCAAGAACAAGGTGGTTAACCATTATTTCTGTGATGTCTTCCCACTCTTGGAGCTAGCCTGTTCTAGCATCTCCATGAATGAATTACTGGCTCTATTATTTAGTGCTTTTAATGTCCTGATTCCTGTTTTAACCATCCTTGCTTCCTACATTTTCATCCTCTATAGCATCCTTCAAATCCACTCCACTGAAGGCAGGTCCAAAGCCTTCAGCACCTGCAGCTCCCATATCTCAGCTGTTGCTGTTTTCTATGGATCTGCAGCATTCATGTACCTGAAGCCTTCATCTGTGAGTTCTATGGACCAAGGGAAAGTATCCTCTGTGTTTTATACCTGCATTGTGCCCATGCTAAACCCTCTGATCTACAGTCTGCAGAATAAGAATGTCAAATTTGCTCTGAAGAAAATTCTGGACAATAGAAAATGTAGATGA